In a single window of the Candidatus Edwardsbacteria bacterium genome:
- a CDS encoding NUDIX domain-containing protein, which translates to MNEIPIRAYGAVMVLIKKVKGESRFLLLQRKYEPVGSWCYVAGGIEANEKAYEAAIREAREETGLDIKDLYSASLCEQFYEIRKDSIWIAPVFVGFVDVDADVILNDEHSQYKWCTIDECMALLTFRGQKNIVEGINQDFVLKAPTPLLKIQL; encoded by the coding sequence CCAATAAGGGCCTATGGTGCGGTAATGGTTTTAATTAAAAAAGTCAAAGGCGAAAGCCGGTTCCTTTTATTGCAAAGAAAATATGAGCCAGTGGGTTCCTGGTGTTATGTGGCAGGTGGAATTGAGGCAAATGAAAAGGCCTATGAAGCTGCTATTAGGGAGGCTCGGGAAGAAACCGGTTTGGATATCAAGGATCTTTATTCAGCTAGCCTATGCGAACAGTTCTATGAGATAAGAAAGGACTCAATTTGGATAGCCCCAGTTTTCGTGGGGTTCGTCGATGTTGACGCCGACGTTATTCTAAATGACGAGCATAGTCAGTATAAATGGTGTACCATTGATGAATGTATGGCCCTTCTTACGTTTAGAGGACAAAAAAACATAGTCGAAGGAATTAATCAGGATTTCGTTTTGAAAGCCCCAACCCCTTTGCTGAAGATACAATTATAG
- the mutM gene encoding bifunctional DNA-formamidopyrimidine glycosylase/DNA-(apurinic or apyrimidinic site) lyase, with protein sequence MPELPEVETVRRDLTRSVAGKRIKQIEILNPGSLKGATAKKFIREITGRIFVRFGRRGKHLILHLDTGQALVVHLKMTGVLQYQAKGDSLPKAARIIFYFSGGRRLVFSDQRKFGSIELVKDVGSIPSLQKMGPEPLEKGFTPGALKERLGERRGPIKPMLLDQTIVAGLGNIYAAEALHRAGIAPQRPANKLTGPELKKLHRAIVQVLKEAIAARGSSVDTYRDGQGKKGWFQVKHRVYGKQGNKCRRCGGTIAKEIFRGRGTYWCPKCQR encoded by the coding sequence ATGCCGGAACTGCCGGAGGTTGAAACGGTCCGAAGGGACCTTACCCGGAGCGTTGCCGGAAAGCGGATCAAACAGATTGAGATACTAAACCCCGGCTCCCTGAAAGGCGCCACAGCGAAAAAATTCATCCGTGAAATTACGGGGAGAATCTTTGTTCGGTTCGGCAGAAGGGGCAAACACCTGATCCTCCACCTGGATACCGGGCAGGCTTTGGTGGTCCATCTGAAAATGACCGGAGTGTTGCAGTATCAGGCAAAAGGTGATTCTCTGCCCAAGGCGGCCAGAATCATCTTTTACTTTAGCGGCGGCAGGAGGCTGGTGTTCTCAGATCAGCGGAAGTTCGGATCCATCGAATTGGTTAAAGATGTCGGTAGTATTCCGTCCCTCCAAAAGATGGGCCCGGAGCCGCTGGAGAAGGGATTCACTCCCGGGGCATTGAAGGAGCGGCTGGGCGAGCGCAGGGGGCCGATAAAACCGATGCTGCTGGACCAGACCATCGTGGCCGGACTGGGAAACATCTACGCCGCGGAAGCTCTGCACCGGGCAGGCATTGCTCCCCAGCGCCCGGCCAACAAGCTGACCGGTCCGGAACTGAAGAAACTGCATCGGGCCATCGTTCAGGTACTCAAGGAGGCCATTGCCGCCCGGGGAAGTTCAGTAGACACCTACCGCGATGGGCAGGGCAAGAAGGGCTGGTTCCAGGTGAAGCACCGGGTGTATGGCAAGCAGGGAAACAAATGCCGAAGATGCGGAGGGACCATCGCCAAGGAGATCTTCCGGGGCCGGGGGACATATTGGTGCCCCAAATGCCAGCGATAG